In Drosophila willistoni isolate 14030-0811.24 chromosome XR unlocalized genomic scaffold, UCI_dwil_1.1 Seg8, whole genome shotgun sequence, a single genomic region encodes these proteins:
- the LOC6645724 gene encoding uncharacterized protein LOC6645724, with protein MRYSKQVLVGNWLDRRNSIDGQSNAILPGLKGPQGCEHHRTLSQDTYTDVAFTGNATIRDFEEQRMMAFENYRRGTSASVHFIDNEALKDNYTTLNTLIFGDLLKPHPKAECQNPAATAGHNMVKRQSGKHKREIDLMQSFGNQARVQNIAKQIRYQELHEKINSMQTTYSSSYNRVRKNDTVFEFGPDYDGVVKFDIVC; from the coding sequence ATGCGATATAGTAAGCAAGTTCTTGTTGGCAATTGGTTAGATCGTCGCAATAGCATTGATGGTCAGAGTAATGCCATTTTGCCCGGCCTAAAAGGACCCCAGGGTTGCGAACATCATCGTACTCTGAGTCAGGACACCTACACGGATGTCGCTTTCACAGGCAATGCAACTATACGAGATTTCGAAGAGCAACGCATGATGGCTTTTGAAAACTACCGGAGAGGTACGAGTGCATCGGTCCATTTCATTGATAATGAGGCATTGAAGGATAACTATACCACACTGAATACGCTGATCTTTGGCGATCTACTCAAACCGCATCCCAAGGCTGAATGCCAGAATCCTGCTGCTACTGCGGGCCACAACATGGTAAAACGACAGTCTGGAAAACACAAACGGGAAATCGATCTAATGCAGAGTTTTGGCAATCAGGCCAGGGTACAAAACATTGCCAAACAAATACGATACCAGGAATTACACGAAAAAATCAATAGCATGCAAACCACATATTCATCGTCCTACAATCGTGTCCGCAAGAATGATACAGTATTCGAATTCGGACCCGACTACGATGGCGTTGTAAAGTTCGATATCGTGTGTTAG
- the LOC111519035 gene encoding uncharacterized protein LOC111519035 — protein MFPLDTDQEIREKDQEPGRCSYLNEKVLPYSNNVLIGNWMQSRYESVVTKNNAILPGMMVEDSCETHQTASQATYTAAPFDLRKATAAHFDIKGQVMAIKLAQGSNVILHDSDQFLSNYTTMNTLMFDLWPKMRRDECLQRQKLGQMIYKRARYNALDTYGNYSLVKNRKYRMNPKPITKLFDHVTTSYQRDYPPKISEQHKRKSMEKTANTKEWAQLEAEKELIINCQFYEDLKNTTGVSEPCDKIPTHKFEW, from the coding sequence atgttcCCTCTCGATACAGACCAGGAAATCCGAGAAAAAGATCAGGAGCCCGGACGGTGTTCCTATTTGAATGAGAAGGTTTTACCCTATAGCAACAATGTGTTGATCGGCAACTGGATGCAGAGCCGGTACGAGAGTGTTGTGACAAAGAACAATGCAATTTTGCCAGGCATGATGGTCGAAGACAGTTGCGAAACCCATCAGACAGCCAGCCAGGCTACCTATACAGCGGCACCTTTCGATCTGAGGAAGGCAACAGCCGCACACTTTGATATCAAGGGCCAAGTGATGGCCATTAAACTGGCACAGGGCTCCAATGTGATACTACACGATTCGGATCAGTTCCTCAGCAATTACACAACCATGAATACCCTTATGTTCGATCTATGGCCCAAAATGCGACGCGATGAATGCTTGCAGAGGCAAAAGCTTGGCCAAATGATATACAAGAGGGCTCGATACAATGCATTGGATACCTATGGCAATTATAGTTTAGTGAAAAATAGGAAATATAGGATGAATCCCAAACCAATTACAAAACTATTCGATCATGTTACAACAAGTTATCAGAGAGATTATCCGCCCAAAATCTCTGAGCAACACAAAAGGAAGTCAATGGAAAAGACAGCAAATACCAAGGAATGGGCTCAACTGGAGGCAGAGAAGGAGTTAATAATCAACTGTCAATTCTATGAGGACTTGAAAAATACGACTGGAGTTTCAGAACCTTGTGATAAAATACCGACTCACAAGTTTGAATGGTAG